One Rhizobiales bacterium GAS188 DNA window includes the following coding sequences:
- a CDS encoding XTP/dITP diphosphohydrolase has translation MSTSSLSRRPMDLDTKDLDTKDLDAKPEHRPLRGRVVIATHNPGKLAEMRELLAPFGIEAVSAGELGLPVPAETGHMFCENAAIKAHAAAKATGLPAISDDSGVCVDALDGAPGLFSADWAVNKDFRPAMERVEYELRRRGACASERRRAHFVSALVIAWPDGHEELFEGRVHGEIVWPPRGDQGFGYDPMFQPEGHRRSFGEMPAEEKHGIDWTTEHDGALSHRARAFRKLAQACLSRI, from the coding sequence ATGTCGACAAGCTCTCTCTCCCGCCGCCCCATGGACCTCGATACGAAGGACCTTGATACGAAGGATCTGGACGCGAAGCCCGAGCATCGTCCGCTCCGGGGCCGCGTGGTGATTGCCACGCATAATCCGGGCAAGCTCGCCGAAATGCGTGAATTGCTTGCGCCTTTCGGCATCGAGGCGGTTTCGGCCGGCGAGCTCGGCCTCCCGGTGCCGGCCGAAACCGGCCATATGTTCTGCGAGAACGCGGCCATCAAGGCGCATGCGGCCGCCAAGGCGACCGGCCTGCCCGCGATCTCCGATGATTCTGGAGTGTGCGTCGACGCCCTCGATGGGGCGCCCGGGCTGTTTTCGGCCGATTGGGCCGTAAACAAGGATTTCCGCCCGGCGATGGAGCGCGTCGAATACGAGCTGCGGCGGCGCGGTGCCTGTGCCTCCGAGCGCCGCCGCGCCCATTTCGTTTCCGCCCTGGTGATCGCCTGGCCCGACGGCCATGAGGAGCTGTTCGAGGGCCGGGTGCATGGCGAGATCGTCTGGCCGCCGCGCGGCGACCAGGGATTCGGCTATGATCCGATGTTCCAGCCCGAGGGGCATCGGCGCAGCTTCGGTGAGATGCCGGCGGAGGAGAAGCACGGCATCGACTGGACGACCGAGCATGACGGTGCTCTGTCGCATCGGGCGCGGGCCTTCCGCAAGCTGGCGCAAGCCTGTCTGTCGCGCATATGA
- a CDS encoding oxygen-independent coproporphyrinogen-3 oxidase, whose product MSMAETTRNVRPPAHATQDAGFGVYVHWPFCLAKCPYCDFNSHVRHAPPDQARFVKAFQAELAHMQEIAPGRMVTSIFFGGGTPSLMEPGTVGAILDAIAQNWSVDRDVEVTLEANPTSVEAGRFRGYREAGVNRVSLGVQALNDADLKALGRMHTVEEAMRAVGVATSLFERSSFDLIYARPGQSPEAWRAELEEAIARAGEHMSLYQLTFEPDTPFEALRRAGKLQPPPPEEARILYEITQELCSLRGLPAYEVSNHARPGQECRHNLTYWRYGEYAGVGPGAHGRLVAPRGRLALSTERAPESWVERALAQGHGVVDRNVLLPADEGDEFLLMGLRLGEGIDPQRFAALAGRELAPERIELLTSLGLVEASEGRLRVTQEGFLVLDAVVADLAA is encoded by the coding sequence ATGAGCATGGCCGAAACCACGAGGAATGTCCGTCCGCCGGCGCATGCCACGCAGGATGCGGGCTTCGGTGTCTATGTGCATTGGCCGTTCTGCCTCGCCAAATGCCCCTATTGCGATTTCAACAGCCATGTCCGGCACGCTCCGCCCGACCAGGCGCGCTTCGTCAAGGCGTTCCAGGCCGAATTGGCGCATATGCAGGAGATCGCGCCAGGACGCATGGTGACCAGCATCTTCTTCGGTGGAGGCACGCCGTCGCTGATGGAGCCGGGCACGGTCGGCGCCATCCTCGATGCGATTGCGCAGAACTGGTCGGTCGATCGCGATGTCGAGGTGACGCTCGAGGCCAATCCGACGAGCGTCGAAGCCGGGCGCTTCCGCGGCTATCGGGAAGCCGGCGTGAACCGCGTCTCGCTCGGGGTGCAGGCCTTGAACGACGCCGATCTGAAGGCGCTGGGGCGGATGCATACGGTCGAGGAGGCAATGCGCGCCGTCGGTGTCGCGACCTCGCTGTTCGAGCGCAGCTCCTTCGATCTGATCTATGCGCGCCCGGGACAGTCGCCCGAGGCCTGGCGGGCCGAGCTCGAGGAGGCGATCGCGCGCGCCGGCGAGCATATGTCGCTCTACCAGCTCACCTTCGAGCCGGACACGCCCTTCGAGGCGCTGCGGCGTGCCGGCAAGCTGCAGCCGCCGCCCCCCGAGGAGGCGCGCATCCTCTACGAGATCACCCAGGAGCTGTGCAGCTTGCGCGGCCTTCCCGCTTATGAGGTGTCGAACCATGCGCGGCCGGGCCAGGAATGCCGCCACAACCTCACTTATTGGCGCTATGGCGAATATGCAGGCGTCGGGCCGGGCGCGCATGGGCGGCTCGTCGCGCCGCGCGGCCGGCTCGCTTTGTCGACCGAGCGCGCGCCCGAGAGTTGGGTCGAGCGCGCGCTCGCCCAAGGGCATGGCGTCGTCGACCGCAATGTGCTGTTGCCCGCCGATGAGGGCGACGAGTTCCTGCTGATGGGGCTTCGCCTCGGCGAGGGCATCGATCCGCAGCGTTTCGCGGCGCTCGCCGGTCGCGAGCTTGCGCCTGAGCGCATCGAGTTGCTCACCTCGCTCGGACTGGTCGAGGCGAGCGAGGGGCGCCTGCGGGTGACGCAAGAAGGCTTCCTCGTCCTCGACGCGGTCGTTGCCGATCTCGCAGCCTGA
- a CDS encoding demethylmenaquinone methyltransferase / 2-methoxy-6-polyprenyl-1,4-benzoquinol methylase: MTGMDGPSDTHFGSSTVRLEEKQGLVDDVFRQVARRYDLMNDLMSLGVHRAWKNEFVTMLNPRSPCAVIDVAGGTGDIALRIAAAGGPRTHVTVCDINAEMLAVGRERAGPHMQGHLAFAQGNAEALPFAARSFDAYTIAFGIRNVPAIDKALAEAFRVLKLGGRFLCLEFSAVDMPGLDTLYKAYSSVVIPALGRIVAGDAAPYRYLVESIERFPRPVLFARMIEEAGFRRVTHRPLSGNIAAIHSAWKL; the protein is encoded by the coding sequence ATGACAGGAATGGACGGCCCCTCGGACACGCATTTCGGCTCCTCGACCGTCAGGCTCGAGGAGAAGCAAGGGCTCGTGGACGATGTCTTCCGCCAGGTGGCGCGGCGCTACGACCTCATGAACGATCTGATGTCGCTTGGCGTGCACCGGGCCTGGAAGAACGAGTTCGTCACCATGCTGAACCCGCGCTCTCCTTGCGCCGTCATCGATGTCGCGGGCGGCACGGGCGACATTGCCTTGCGTATCGCCGCGGCCGGCGGGCCGCGCACCCATGTCACGGTCTGCGACATCAACGCCGAGATGCTGGCGGTCGGGCGCGAACGAGCCGGACCGCACATGCAGGGCCATCTCGCCTTCGCGCAAGGCAATGCCGAGGCGCTGCCCTTCGCGGCGCGTTCCTTCGATGCCTATACGATCGCCTTCGGCATCCGCAACGTGCCGGCGATCGACAAGGCGCTTGCCGAGGCCTTTCGCGTGCTCAAGCTGGGGGGACGCTTCCTATGCCTCGAATTCTCCGCCGTCGACATGCCGGGGCTCGATACGCTCTACAAGGCCTATTCGTCCGTGGTGATACCGGCGCTCGGCCGGATCGTCGCCGGAGATGCCGCGCCCTATCGCTATCTGGTCGAGAGCATCGAGCGCTTTCCGCGCCCGGTCCTGTTCGCGCGGATGATCGAGGAGGCGGGCTTCCGGCGCGTCACGCATCGCCCGCTGTCGGGGAATATCGCGGCGATCCACTCGGCCTGGAAACTGTAA
- a CDS encoding Protein N-acetyltransferase, RimJ/RimL family, with protein sequence MRARPHIMDHPSHFAAPAIDTERLTLRGHRLDDFEDSAAMWADAEVTRHITGKPFTREESWTRVLRYAGHWVLLGYGYWVVRERATGRFVGEVGFADYRREIEPSLDGTPETGWVLAPWAHGKGFADEAVEAALAWGAAHLRPGRSVCIIAPDNLASIKLAQRRGYRELRRTNYHGRQIIVFER encoded by the coding sequence ATGAGAGCGCGGCCCCACATCATGGATCATCCTTCGCATTTCGCAGCGCCCGCCATCGACACCGAGCGCCTGACCTTGCGCGGCCATCGCCTCGACGACTTCGAGGACAGCGCCGCCATGTGGGCGGATGCCGAGGTGACCCGCCATATCACCGGCAAGCCTTTCACCCGGGAGGAAAGCTGGACCCGCGTGCTGCGCTATGCGGGCCATTGGGTCTTGCTCGGCTATGGCTATTGGGTGGTTCGCGAGAGGGCGACCGGCCGTTTCGTCGGCGAGGTTGGCTTCGCCGACTACAGGCGCGAGATCGAGCCCTCGCTCGACGGCACCCCGGAGACCGGCTGGGTGCTGGCGCCTTGGGCGCATGGCAAGGGATTCGCCGACGAGGCCGTCGAGGCGGCGCTCGCCTGGGGCGCGGCGCATCTGCGGCCGGGCCGCAGCGTCTGCATCATCGCACCCGACAATCTCGCATCCATCAAGCTCGCGCAGCGCCGCGGCTATCGCGAGCTGCGGCGCACGAACTATCACGGCCGGCAGATCATCGTCTTCGAGCGGTGA
- a CDS encoding Glycine/D-amino acid oxidase, producing MMPSLDTIATDAVLPQRAAVVVIGGGIIGVSAALHLARKGVDVVLCEKGRIGCEQSGRNWGWVRAMGRDLAEIPLSLESQRLWGEMNTLCEAETGYRRCGILYLCDTEKEMAAQRAWLDEANRYQITSQVVSPSELAGILPSATRQFAGALITPTDGRAEPQKASAAIAAAARRFGARILEGCAVRGLDLAAGRVAGVVTEKGRIACETVILAGGAWSRLFCGNEGIDLPQLKMLSSVFATQPMEGGPEVTVGGPDFAFRKRLDGGYTVARRNASIAHITPDSFRLFFDFLPSLIKGWDELLLRPFGRFLEEWRMPRRWQLDAASPFEAVRVLDPAPDQPQLDEARNKIATTFPFFRDMAIKEAWGGLIDVTPDAVPVISKVAQLPGLVIATGFSGHGFGIGPGSGKLAAELATEATPTVDPNPFRLGRFKRGERSARA from the coding sequence ATGATGCCCTCCCTCGATACGATCGCGACCGACGCGGTCTTGCCGCAACGTGCCGCCGTGGTGGTGATCGGGGGCGGCATCATCGGCGTCAGCGCGGCGCTTCACCTCGCCCGCAAGGGCGTCGATGTGGTGCTGTGCGAGAAGGGCCGGATCGGCTGCGAGCAATCGGGGCGCAATTGGGGCTGGGTGCGCGCCATGGGACGCGATCTCGCCGAGATCCCGCTCAGCCTCGAGAGCCAGCGCCTGTGGGGCGAGATGAACACGCTCTGCGAGGCCGAGACGGGGTATCGCCGCTGCGGCATCCTTTATTTGTGCGACACCGAGAAGGAGATGGCGGCGCAACGGGCCTGGCTGGACGAGGCGAACCGCTACCAGATCACCTCGCAAGTGGTGAGCCCGAGCGAGCTTGCCGGCATCCTGCCCAGCGCCACGCGCCAATTCGCCGGCGCCCTGATCACCCCGACCGACGGCCGGGCCGAGCCGCAGAAGGCTTCCGCCGCGATCGCCGCCGCGGCGCGGCGCTTCGGCGCCCGGATCCTCGAGGGTTGCGCCGTGCGCGGGCTCGATCTCGCCGCCGGCCGGGTCGCGGGCGTCGTCACCGAGAAGGGGCGGATCGCTTGCGAGACGGTGATCCTCGCGGGTGGCGCCTGGTCGCGGCTGTTCTGCGGCAATGAGGGCATCGACCTGCCGCAGCTGAAGATGCTGAGCTCGGTGTTCGCCACGCAGCCCATGGAGGGCGGGCCCGAGGTCACAGTCGGCGGGCCGGATTTCGCCTTCCGCAAGCGGCTCGACGGCGGCTACACGGTGGCCCGCCGCAATGCCAGCATCGCGCATATCACGCCCGATTCCTTTCGCCTGTTCTTCGACTTCCTCCCGTCGCTGATCAAGGGATGGGATGAGCTGCTCTTACGCCCCTTCGGACGCTTCCTCGAGGAATGGCGCATGCCGCGGCGCTGGCAACTCGACGCCGCTTCGCCCTTCGAGGCGGTGCGCGTGCTCGATCCGGCGCCGGACCAGCCCCAGCTCGACGAGGCCAGGAACAAGATCGCGACCACCTTCCCCTTCTTCCGCGACATGGCGATCAAGGAGGCCTGGGGCGGGCTGATCGATGTGACGCCCGACGCCGTGCCGGTGATCTCCAAGGTCGCGCAGTTGCCGGGCCTGGTGATCGCCACCGGCTTTTCGGGCCATGGCTTCGGCATCGGGCCGGGATCCGGCAAGCTCGCCGCCGAGCTCGCGACGGAAGCGACGCCCACGGTCGATCCAAACCCGTTTCGCCTCGGCCGGTTCAAGCGAGGCGAGAGATCGGCGCGGGCCTGA
- a CDS encoding 2-octaprenylphenol hydroxylase, which yields MLTAPFHLARLARVGFVLAREGAFGLVDQSALPASLRLGVRLARLLERRGGDPGMGLAQAMTRLGPSYVKFGQFLATRPDIVGIKVADGLEALQDRMSPFPRAQAAAMIAAALDKPLASLFSDLGEPVAAASIAQVHKARLSADAEAHDVDVAVKVLRPGIEVRFMRDLADMRFGARLIERIAPSMRRLRPSAVVETLARSVSIEMDLRLEAAALSEMAENSKEDTDFRIPSVHWERTAKEVLTLEWIDGVPLSHIAEIEAAGHDRQILARIVIQSFLRHALRDGFFHADMHQGNLFVDTQGRLVAVDFGIMGRLGEKERRFLAEILYGFITRDYRRVAEVHFEAGYVPHTHAIGDFAQAIRAIGEPIHQRRADQISMAKLLSLLFEVTALFDMTTRTELVMLQKTMVVVEGVGRMLDPKLDMWATADPVVRQWITRHLGPAGRLEQAAAGFGAFVSAAGKLPDLVTRAERLLARFDAPEQAGRNSGGGMRLDEASIEAIGRAEARGARWRTLALWAIVVLAAIYVLR from the coding sequence GTGCTGACCGCTCCCTTCCATCTCGCCCGCCTGGCGCGCGTCGGCTTCGTGCTGGCGCGCGAAGGGGCGTTCGGCCTCGTCGACCAATCCGCCTTGCCGGCTTCGCTGCGTCTCGGCGTCAGGCTGGCGCGCCTCCTCGAGCGGCGCGGCGGCGATCCGGGCATGGGCCTCGCCCAGGCAATGACCCGGCTCGGCCCGTCCTATGTCAAGTTTGGACAGTTCCTGGCGACGCGGCCCGACATCGTCGGCATCAAGGTGGCGGACGGCCTCGAAGCGCTGCAGGACCGCATGTCGCCATTCCCGCGCGCCCAGGCGGCCGCCATGATCGCGGCGGCGCTCGACAAGCCGCTGGCGAGCCTGTTCTCCGATCTCGGCGAGCCGGTCGCGGCGGCCTCGATCGCGCAAGTGCACAAGGCGCGCCTGTCGGCCGACGCCGAGGCGCACGATGTCGACGTCGCCGTCAAGGTGCTGCGGCCCGGCATCGAGGTGCGCTTCATGCGCGACCTTGCCGATATGCGCTTCGGCGCGCGCTTGATCGAGCGCATCGCCCCCTCGATGCGCCGGCTGCGCCCCTCCGCCGTGGTCGAGACGCTGGCGCGCTCGGTCTCGATCGAGATGGATCTGCGGCTCGAGGCGGCCGCCCTCTCCGAGATGGCCGAGAACTCCAAGGAGGATACGGATTTCCGCATCCCGAGCGTCCATTGGGAGCGCACCGCCAAGGAGGTGCTGACGCTCGAATGGATCGACGGCGTGCCGCTCTCCCATATCGCCGAGATCGAGGCGGCCGGCCATGACCGGCAGATTCTGGCGCGCATCGTCATCCAATCCTTCCTGCGGCATGCGCTGCGCGACGGCTTCTTCCACGCCGACATGCATCAAGGGAATCTGTTCGTCGATACGCAGGGCCGCCTGGTCGCGGTCGATTTCGGCATCATGGGCAGGCTCGGCGAGAAGGAACGCCGCTTCCTCGCCGAGATCCTCTACGGCTTCATCACGCGCGACTACCGGCGTGTCGCCGAGGTGCATTTCGAGGCGGGCTATGTGCCGCACACCCATGCGATCGGTGATTTCGCCCAGGCCATCCGCGCCATCGGCGAGCCCATCCACCAGCGCCGCGCCGATCAGATCTCGATGGCCAAGCTGTTGTCGCTGCTCTTCGAGGTGACGGCCCTGTTCGACATGACGACCCGCACCGAGCTCGTGATGCTGCAAAAGACCATGGTGGTGGTCGAAGGCGTGGGCCGCATGCTCGATCCGAAGCTCGACATGTGGGCGACGGCCGATCCCGTGGTGCGCCAATGGATCACCCGTCATCTCGGGCCGGCGGGCCGGCTCGAGCAGGCGGCGGCCGGATTCGGCGCCTTCGTGTCGGCGGCCGGCAAATTGCCGGACCTCGTGACCCGGGCCGAGCGTCTTTTGGCGCGCTTCGATGCGCCCGAGCAGGCGGGCCGGAATTCGGGCGGCGGCATGCGGCTCGACGAAGCCTCGATCGAGGCCATCGGCCGCGCCGAGGCGCGAGGAGCTCGCTGGAGAACGCTGGCGCTCTGGGCGATCGTCGTGCTGGCGGCGATCTATGTGTTGAGGTGA
- a CDS encoding Oxidoreductase family, C-terminal alpha/beta domain (manually curated): MQDNAARKRRLALVGTGFRGTGMWGINVAKGYGEFVEIAGLCDTNWLRADRARSLIGLGNTPIYSDIDTLLAEVKPDTVMVCTPDANHDEMIVKALEAGSDVITEKPMTTTAEKVRRILDAEARTGRKVAVTFNYRFSPTARRLKELLLSGVIGEVTAMDFHWYLDTKHGADYFRRWHAYEKNSGSLFVHKATHHFDLMNWYLASDPEEVFAHGSLRNYGAAGAFRGERCRGCAHATECPYYFDLSKDAFLETLYEEPSREDGYLRDACVFRTDIDIPDTMSALIRYANGAQVTYSVNTYMPIEGYFIAFNGTLGRIEIRQYEKQPWETPSSDDILLIRNFGKGVEHIIVPHEPGTHFGGDPKMQDMFFKPGMADPLGQRAGARAGAMSVLCGIAALQSVKTNLPVSIASLLQPDAAGVETRRPSFAAE, translated from the coding sequence ATGCAAGACAATGCTGCGAGGAAACGTCGGCTGGCGCTGGTCGGCACCGGCTTTCGAGGCACGGGGATGTGGGGCATCAACGTCGCCAAAGGCTATGGCGAGTTCGTGGAGATCGCCGGCCTCTGCGACACGAACTGGCTGCGCGCCGATCGCGCCCGCTCCCTGATCGGTCTCGGCAACACGCCGATCTATTCCGACATCGACACCTTGCTGGCCGAGGTCAAGCCGGACACCGTGATGGTCTGCACGCCCGACGCCAACCATGACGAGATGATCGTCAAGGCGCTCGAGGCCGGATCCGACGTGATCACCGAGAAGCCCATGACCACGACCGCCGAGAAGGTGCGGCGCATCCTCGATGCCGAGGCGCGTACCGGGCGCAAGGTCGCCGTGACCTTCAATTACCGCTTCTCTCCGACCGCGCGCCGCTTGAAGGAGCTCTTGCTCTCGGGCGTGATCGGCGAGGTCACGGCCATGGACTTCCATTGGTATCTCGATACCAAGCACGGCGCCGATTATTTTCGCCGCTGGCACGCCTATGAGAAGAATTCCGGCAGCCTGTTCGTGCACAAGGCCACACATCATTTCGATCTGATGAACTGGTATCTGGCCTCGGATCCCGAAGAGGTCTTCGCTCATGGCAGCTTGCGCAATTACGGCGCGGCCGGCGCTTTTCGCGGAGAAAGATGCCGCGGCTGCGCGCATGCGACCGAGTGCCCCTATTACTTCGATCTGAGCAAGGATGCCTTCCTCGAGACGCTCTACGAAGAGCCTTCGCGCGAGGACGGCTATCTGCGCGATGCCTGCGTGTTCCGGACCGATATCGACATCCCGGACACCATGTCGGCGCTGATCCGCTACGCCAATGGCGCGCAAGTCACCTATTCGGTGAACACCTATATGCCGATCGAAGGCTATTTCATCGCCTTCAACGGAACGCTCGGCCGCATCGAGATCCGGCAATATGAAAAGCAGCCCTGGGAAACGCCGTCTTCCGACGACATCCTGCTCATCCGCAATTTCGGCAAGGGCGTCGAGCACATCATCGTGCCGCATGAGCCCGGCACGCATTTCGGCGGCGACCCGAAGATGCAGGATATGTTCTTCAAGCCGGGCATGGCCGATCCGCTCGGCCAGCGCGCGGGCGCTCGCGCCGGGGCCATGTCGGTTTTGTGCGGCATCGCGGCGCTGCAGAGCGTCAAGACCAACCTGCCGGTCTCGATTGCGAGCCTGCTACAACCTGATGCCGCGGGTGTGGAAACGCGCCGGCCAAGCTTCGCGGCGGAGTAG
- a CDS encoding Predicted transcriptional regulator: MKTVTITVSSIEDTKGRLAAAFRGRKQGEHISFASVELLWKVMAPKRWELLKAMTGQGAMPIREAARRVGRDVKAVHGDIHALLKAGVIDKTEDGRVEFPYDAVHVDFRLEAA; this comes from the coding sequence ATGAAGACCGTGACCATCACCGTGTCGTCGATCGAGGACACGAAGGGACGCCTGGCCGCTGCCTTCCGAGGCCGGAAGCAGGGTGAGCATATCAGCTTCGCATCGGTCGAGCTTCTCTGGAAGGTCATGGCGCCCAAGCGCTGGGAACTCCTCAAGGCGATGACTGGCCAAGGCGCCATGCCGATCCGCGAGGCGGCGCGCCGAGTGGGGCGGGACGTGAAGGCCGTGCACGGGGACATCCACGCCCTGCTGAAGGCCGGTGTCATCGACAAGACCGAGGATGGCCGCGTCGAGTTCCCCTATGATGCCGTGCATGTCGATTTCAGGCTCGAGGCTGCCTGA
- a CDS encoding MFS transporter, AAHS family, 4-hydroxybenzoate transporter produces the protein MQTLPPVDVAALIDARPVGWPQIGIIALCGLVVVLDGLDLQGIGLAAPLMAAALHIPPQALGWVFSAALAGLAIGAFVLGPVADRIGRKSVLIGSTLCFGVFSICTALVGDFNQLLICRFLTGLGLGGAMPSFISLTSEYAPKRLRATIVALLWAGFPLGGVIGGLVASRIIPEWGWQSIFWAGGVPPILLAALLWLALPESIGFLVAGGASPHKIAALLARLFPGIDIGPDRQFVLGEERATGVPIGQLFGSGRAIGTTFLWISFFIAFMMLVTNSAWVPSLLRPQGIEVAQAAFAMASFNFGSLIGTSLAGWLVTRFGAPSILPAVFVGAAASFSLIGYAVPSAALVTLLEALFGLFLGCGSSGLIALAALYYPTAIRSTGVGWAMGMGRFGSFLGPLVVGTLVAAHFANTSIFLAIGLPALIAAITSALIRQGRSAAATPSASAVAFER, from the coding sequence ATGCAGACGCTTCCCCCCGTCGATGTCGCCGCGCTGATCGATGCGCGGCCCGTGGGCTGGCCGCAAATCGGCATCATCGCGCTGTGCGGCCTCGTCGTCGTGCTCGACGGCCTCGACCTGCAAGGCATCGGCCTTGCGGCGCCGCTCATGGCGGCTGCACTGCACATTCCGCCGCAGGCGCTGGGCTGGGTGTTCAGTGCCGCGCTCGCAGGCCTGGCGATCGGGGCTTTCGTGCTCGGCCCGGTCGCCGACCGGATCGGGCGCAAGAGCGTGCTGATCGGCTCGACCTTGTGCTTCGGCGTCTTCTCGATCTGCACGGCGCTGGTCGGTGACTTCAACCAGCTTCTCATCTGCCGCTTCCTCACAGGGCTCGGGCTCGGCGGTGCCATGCCGAGCTTCATCAGCCTGACCTCCGAATATGCGCCGAAGCGCCTGCGGGCGACGATCGTGGCGCTGCTCTGGGCGGGCTTTCCGCTGGGCGGCGTGATCGGCGGCCTCGTCGCCTCCCGCATCATTCCGGAATGGGGCTGGCAATCGATCTTCTGGGCTGGCGGCGTGCCGCCTATCCTGCTCGCCGCGCTGCTCTGGCTGGCGCTGCCCGAATCGATCGGCTTCCTCGTCGCCGGCGGTGCTTCGCCGCACAAGATCGCCGCGCTGCTGGCGCGTCTGTTTCCGGGTATCGATATCGGCCCCGACCGGCAATTCGTGCTGGGCGAGGAACGCGCCACCGGCGTCCCCATCGGGCAGCTGTTCGGCAGCGGGCGCGCCATCGGCACGACGTTCCTGTGGATCAGCTTCTTCATCGCCTTCATGATGCTGGTGACCAATTCGGCCTGGGTGCCGAGCCTGCTGCGCCCGCAGGGAATCGAGGTGGCGCAAGCGGCCTTCGCCATGGCGAGCTTCAATTTCGGAAGCCTGATCGGCACCTCGCTCGCCGGCTGGCTGGTCACGCGCTTCGGCGCTCCTTCGATCTTGCCTGCCGTGTTCGTCGGCGCCGCCGCCTCCTTCAGCCTGATCGGCTATGCGGTCCCCTCGGCCGCCCTGGTGACCTTGCTCGAAGCCTTATTCGGCCTCTTCCTCGGCTGCGGCAGCTCGGGGTTGATCGCGCTCGCGGCTTTGTACTACCCGACTGCGATCCGCTCGACCGGCGTCGGCTGGGCCATGGGGATGGGTCGCTTCGGCTCCTTCCTCGGGCCCCTCGTCGTCGGCACGCTGGTCGCAGCCCATTTCGCCAATACCTCGATCTTCCTGGCGATCGGCCTGCCGGCGCTGATCGCGGCCATCACTTCGGCGCTGATCCGGCAGGGCCGAAGCGCGGCGGCAACCCCCTCGGCATCGGCCGTCGCTTTCGAGCGATGA
- a CDS encoding phosphate:acyl-[acyl carrier protein] acyltransferase, giving the protein MLQTVRIALDLMGSDTPYEELLSGASIARRQRPDIRYLLFGREPEIKPLLERFPEVSESSTFHHTDVAVKMDDKPSQALRAGRWKSSMWRAIEAVKKHEADVAVSAGNTGALMAMAAFCLRLMTGVDRPALAVSWPNARSESIVLDVGASIGADAKRLFDLAVMGAAMARVVFDVDKPLVGILNMGTEEMKGLEPIREAGRMLRDANRTDLVYAGLIEGDDVGLGAVDVIVTEGFVGNVVLKTAEGTAKQALSYLRGAMSRTLMRRIGYLFARQALEELRGKADPRKFNGGVFLGLNGAVVKSHGHTDGFGFASAINIAYDVARYELVEMIRSSLNPPEPSA; this is encoded by the coding sequence ATGTTGCAGACCGTCCGCATTGCGCTCGACCTGATGGGCAGCGACACGCCTTACGAGGAATTGCTGAGCGGAGCTTCGATCGCCCGCAGGCAACGCCCCGACATCCGCTATCTGTTGTTCGGACGCGAGCCCGAGATCAAGCCGCTTCTGGAGCGCTTCCCGGAGGTGAGCGAATCCTCGACCTTCCACCACACCGATGTCGCGGTGAAGATGGATGACAAGCCGAGCCAAGCGTTGCGCGCCGGGCGCTGGAAGTCGTCGATGTGGCGTGCCATCGAGGCCGTGAAAAAGCACGAGGCCGATGTTGCGGTCTCGGCGGGCAATACCGGGGCGCTGATGGCGATGGCGGCGTTCTGCCTGCGCCTGATGACGGGCGTCGACCGGCCGGCGCTGGCCGTGAGCTGGCCCAATGCGCGCAGCGAAAGCATCGTGCTCGATGTCGGCGCGAGCATCGGCGCCGACGCCAAGCGGCTATTCGATCTCGCCGTGATGGGAGCCGCCATGGCCCGCGTCGTCTTCGATGTGGACAAGCCTCTGGTCGGCATCCTCAACATGGGCACGGAAGAGATGAAAGGGCTCGAACCCATCCGCGAGGCAGGCCGCATGCTGCGCGACGCGAACCGCACCGATCTCGTCTATGCCGGCCTCATCGAAGGCGATGATGTCGGCCTTGGCGCGGTCGATGTCATCGTGACGGAGGGTTTTGTCGGCAATGTGGTTCTCAAGACCGCCGAGGGCACGGCGAAGCAGGCGCTGAGCTATCTGCGCGGAGCCATGAGCCGCACTTTGATGCGACGGATCGGCTACCTCTTCGCCCGCCAGGCCCTCGAGGAGTTGAGAGGCAAGGCCGACCCGCGCAAATTCAATGGCGGCGTCTTCCTCGGCCTGAACGGCGCCGTCGTGAAGAGCCATGGACACACGGACGGCTTCGGCTTCGCGAGCGCCATCAACATCGCCTATGACGTCGCCCGCTATGAGCTGGTGGAGATGATCAGGAGCAGCTTGAACCCGCCGGAGCCGTCGGCGTAG